One region of Microbacterium sufflavum genomic DNA includes:
- a CDS encoding carbohydrate ABC transporter permease, whose protein sequence is MGVRQRKRHPFPWISYLVVAIGGVMMVVPFFDTVFSSLKGPGEYGIFPYRFFPENWTWDNYTAAFEQLQLDKLFFNSTVVTLVVTASVLITSAMAGYALAKLRFRGRDVIFRFVLATMMLPPFLLLIPDFLIMLNWPLVGGNNILGQGGFGGMTNNIVSLMLPFLVSGFGIFLMRQFMVGVPDEMLEAARIDGAGEWRLFFNIVLPQATPVAITLGVITFVGQWNEYIWSSLIASANPDLMTLPVGIQMLQSFIDPNRTMPIVMAGIVISTLPVLLIFLFLQKYYVRGVMLSGMK, encoded by the coding sequence ATGGGCGTCCGTCAGCGCAAGCGCCACCCGTTCCCGTGGATCTCCTACCTCGTGGTCGCCATCGGTGGCGTGATGATGGTGGTCCCGTTCTTCGACACGGTCTTCAGCTCGCTGAAGGGCCCCGGTGAGTACGGCATCTTCCCGTACCGGTTCTTCCCGGAGAACTGGACCTGGGACAACTACACCGCCGCGTTCGAGCAGCTGCAGCTGGACAAGCTGTTCTTCAACAGCACGGTCGTGACGCTCGTGGTCACCGCGTCGGTGCTCATCACCTCCGCGATGGCGGGCTACGCGCTCGCGAAGCTGCGGTTCCGCGGTCGCGACGTGATCTTCCGGTTCGTGCTCGCGACCATGATGCTGCCGCCGTTCCTGCTGCTGATCCCCGACTTCCTGATCATGCTGAACTGGCCGCTGGTGGGCGGCAACAACATCCTCGGCCAGGGCGGGTTCGGCGGTATGACGAACAACATCGTCTCGCTCATGCTGCCGTTCCTCGTCAGCGGGTTCGGCATCTTCCTGATGCGCCAGTTCATGGTGGGCGTGCCCGACGAGATGCTCGAGGCCGCGCGCATCGACGGCGCGGGGGAGTGGCGGCTGTTCTTCAACATCGTGCTGCCGCAGGCGACGCCGGTGGCCATCACCCTCGGCGTGATCACGTTCGTCGGCCAGTGGAACGAGTACATCTGGTCGTCGCTGATCGCCTCCGCGAACCCCGACCTGATGACGCTGCCCGTCGGCATCCAGATGCTGCAGAGCTTCATCGACCCGAACCGCACCATGCCGATCGTGATGGCCGGCATCGTCATCAGCACCCTCCCGGTGCTGCTGATCTTCCTGTTCCTGCAGAAGTACTACGTCCGCGGCGTCATGCTCAGCGGAATGAAGTGA